One genomic window of Dama dama isolate Ldn47 chromosome 7, ASM3311817v1, whole genome shotgun sequence includes the following:
- the IP6K3 gene encoding inositol hexakisphosphate kinase 3, translated as MVVQDSVDAPGVPLEPFLHQVGGHLSVMKYDEHTVCKPLISQEQRFYESLPLAMKRFTPQYKGTITVHLRKDSRGRLSLVASPLTENRGPFTVSTESAAVAIWQTLQQSPGGGALPLAQWQHPQLVHSLTESPATALLRSELHLKAQVPSLVEDANGNLTEKGSFNPWGLRCHRAHLHRLCAEYPENQRHRFLLLENVVSQYKHPCILDLKMGTRQHGDDASEEKKARHMRKCAQSTSAHLGMRVCGMQVYQSDKKHFLCKDKYYGRKLSVAGFRQALYQFLHDGTRFRTELLEPIQRQLQALLSVIRSQSSYRFYSSSLLIIYDGQETPQTPHGSNIIKVDVRMIDFAHTTYKGSWNEHTTYDGPDPGYIFGLENLIQILQGIHEGQ; from the exons ATGGTGGTGCAGGACAGCGTGGACGCCCCCGGCGTGCCGCTGGAGCCCTTCCTGCACCAGGTTGGGGGGCACCTGAGCGTGATGAAGTATGATGAGCACACGGTGTGCAAGCCCCTCATCTCCCAGGAACAGAGGTTCTACGAGTCCCTGCCGCTGGCCATGAAGCGCTTCACCCCGCAGTACAAAG GCACCATCACCGTGCACCTCCGGAAGGACAGCCGCGGCCGTCTCAGCCTGGTTGCCAGCCCCCTGACTGAGAACCGGGGGCCCTTCACGGTCTCCACGGAGTCGGCAGCGGTGGCCATATGGCAGACCCTCCAGCAGAGCCCTGGCGGTGGCGCCCTCCCCCTCGCCCAGTGGCAGCACCCCCAGCTGGTACACTCGCTCACGGAGAG CCCGGCCACGGCGCTCCTGAGGTCCGAGCTCCACCTGAAGGCCCAAGTCCCCTCGCTGGTGGAAGACGCGAACGGGAACCTGACGGAGAAGGGCAGCTTTAACCCGTGGGGCCTCCGCTGCCACCGGGCCCACCTGCATCGCCTGTGTGCCGAGTACCCAGAGAACCAGCGGCATC GGTTCCTGTTGCTGGAAAACGTAGTGTCACAGTACAAGCATCCCTGCATCTTAGACCTGAAGATGGGGACCCGGCAGCACGGGGACGACGCCTCAGAGGAGAAGAAGGCCCGCCACATGCGGAAGTGTGCGCAGAGCACCTCGGCCCATCTGGGCATGCGCGTCTGCGGCATGCAG GTTTATCAAAGTGATAAGAAGCACTTTCTCTGCAAAGACAAGTACTATGGAAGAAAGCTCTCAGTGGCGGGCTTCAGGCAAGCGCTTTACCAGTTCCTGCACGATGGGACCCGCTTCCGGACAGAGCTGCTGGAGCCCATCCAGCGCCAGCTCCAGGCCCTCCTCTCGGTCATTAGGAGCCAGAGCTCATACCGGTTCTACTCTAGCTCCCTTCTCATCATCTATGATGGGCAGGAGACTCCACAGACGCCCCATGGCAGCAACATCATCAAAGTTGACGTCCGGATGATCGACTTTGCTCACACAACATACAAAGGCTCCTGGAATGAACACACCACCTACGATGGACCAGATCCAGGCTATATCTTTGGCCTGGAAAACCTCATCCAGATCCTGCAAGGTATTCATGAGGGACAATGA